Proteins encoded in a region of the Planococcus shixiaomingii genome:
- the dprA gene encoding DNA-processing protein DprA codes for MKNDFLQRLLALHYVYPKPLNKLHLLMQDDLQLERWHELSAQQLSYKLSISSASANRLKTAYAESLQIPFKDVYFKHKITPIPYIHPLYPESLLELIDPPAVLYAKGNMGLLENQNQIAIIGSRKASIYSRNAMELIIPPLVKNDFIVVSGLAKGADAMAHQIAIEFGGSTIAVTGSGFLHPYPKENKELHNIIEENHLVVTEYPPYMLPKRWNFPMRNRIISGLSRGIVVTEAQLKSGTLSTIEHALEHGKDIFAVPGNILSPLSEGPHKLIAEGAKPIWSGWQVLEEYSEISVEK; via the coding sequence ATGAAAAATGATTTTCTTCAACGCCTGCTTGCTTTGCACTACGTATACCCAAAGCCGTTAAACAAGTTGCACTTGCTGATGCAAGATGATTTACAGCTTGAACGATGGCACGAACTGTCCGCGCAACAACTTTCGTATAAACTCTCGATCTCTTCGGCTTCCGCCAACCGGTTAAAAACAGCTTATGCTGAATCCCTGCAGATCCCCTTTAAAGACGTTTACTTTAAACATAAGATAACCCCCATACCATACATCCATCCTTTGTACCCTGAAAGTTTACTTGAATTGATCGATCCGCCCGCCGTTCTCTATGCAAAAGGCAATATGGGTTTACTGGAAAATCAAAACCAGATTGCCATAATCGGTTCCCGGAAAGCGTCAATTTATTCCCGCAATGCAATGGAACTTATCATTCCGCCGCTTGTAAAAAATGACTTTATCGTTGTCAGCGGACTGGCCAAAGGGGCAGATGCCATGGCTCATCAAATAGCCATCGAATTCGGCGGTTCGACAATTGCGGTAACAGGCAGCGGCTTTTTGCATCCTTATCCAAAAGAGAACAAGGAATTGCATAATATAATAGAAGAAAATCATTTAGTTGTTACGGAATATCCGCCCTATATGCTGCCGAAAAGATGGAATTTCCCGATGCGAAACCGGATTATTAGCGGATTATCTCGAGGAATTGTGGTAACGGAAGCGCAATTGAAGAGCGGTACATTAAGTACAATCGAACACGCTTTAGAACATGGCAAAGATATTTTTGCCGTTCCAGGAAATATTTTGTCGCCATTATCCGAAGGCCCTCATAAATTGATCGCAGAAGGCGCCAAACCCATCTGGAGCGGCTGGCAAGTGCTTGAGGAATATAGTGAAATAAGTGTTGAAAAATAG